One genomic region from Tigriopus californicus strain San Diego chromosome 4, Tcal_SD_v2.1, whole genome shotgun sequence encodes:
- the LOC131878983 gene encoding dynein intermediate chain 2, ciliary-like isoform X3, which translates to MPNLPLKSPGKTSFAKSALIRGKGSGTATPFGGVAGKKGGGGNLPAGGPGHEGEANGILEGISSLHSWIKTQTMIRPTPKISRGKLNGTYEEDADEDVVITLTAKNPQAPKNVVRFDYTSGEYINIKLSETMIDHLEIESTCFHRDSVEAKKQIQAGGGAMNGLDEDEHDEDLDEERTKRNQTAKRDQVARDAEKVKAVKPRRRDSDDEDGDGGDKKLQNQFSFVERATQTMNNAMKSAAIQTEPPPRANFSDSVNQWIIFDAYTAYEKQKELQEEQEKNKGKKEENVSAYSIKRILSDKKPDPNEDLNRNMLKAAKILERMVNQNTYNDIALDFKYWEDASDEFRETEGTLLPLWKFNFEKARDMEITCLCWNPCYTDLFAASYGTYNFYEQDKPEESYVCVFSLKNPSFPEYLCKAHCGVMCVDIHPRHPHMLAAGLADGSVAVYNLQVHSQDPFYLSTANNGKHQDIVWQIKWAKDNLDGYLNFYSVSGDGRVTNWTIVKTALWHTDTMSIKFSRHLENFSEELVRDNLREGGRCVNFNPTDETMFLVGTDEGVIYKCTTEYSSKYLETYPAHNTSIYNIAWNQYVPSIFITCASEWMIKIWDHNSRKPLFMFDLNSQVGDVAWAPYSSTVFAAVTIDGKVHVFDLHVDKYHPVCSQPIIPRKKARLNHVSFNLHHPILIVGDSKGTVHCVKLSPNLRRQTKEVKTALANKEPKKALELEIKKLENLLAMVREPQDNKGRKEDEP; encoded by the exons GCTCTAATTAGGGGCAAAGGCAGTGGCACAGCCACACCCTTTGGAGGTGTGGCGGGCAAAAAAGGTGGTGGAGGAAACTTGCCAGCCGGTGGTCCGGGACATGAGGGTGAAGCGAATGGAATATTGGAAGGGATCTCGTCCCTTCACTCATGGATCAAAACACAGACCATGATCCGTCCCACGCCCAAAATATCGCGGGGCAAATTGAATGGCACATACGAAGAG GATGCTGATGAGGATGTGGTAATTACGCTCACAGCCAAAAATCCGCAAGCCccgaaaaatgtggtcagatTCGACTACACCAGCGGCGAGTACATCAACATCAAGCTCTCCGAAACCATGATTGATCATCTGGAGATTGAAAGCACGTGCTTTCATCGAGATTCCGTGGAGGCCAAGAAGCAAATTCAAGCTGGAGGCGGAGCAATGAACG GTTTGGACGAGGATGAACACGACGAGGACTTGGACGAAGAACGGACCAAGCGGAATCAAACTGCGAAACGAGATCAGGTTGCCAGGGACGCTGAAAAG GTCAAAGCGGTGAAACCAAGGAGACGAGATTCTGACGATGAGGATGGCGATGGCGGTGACAAGAAGCTACAAAATCAGTTCTCGTTCGTGGAGAGAGCCACACAAACCATGAACAATGCCATGAAG TCAGCGGCGATCCAAACTGAACCTCCGCCAAGAGCCAACTTTTCGGATTCCGTCAATCAATGGATCATTTTTGATGCTTACACGGCTtatgaaaagcaaaaagaattgcaGGAAGAACAGGAAAAGAACAAAgggaagaaagaggagaatgTGAGTGCCTACAGCATCAAGAGGATCCTCTCAGATAAGAAACCCGACCCGAATGAGGATCTCAACCGTAATATGCTAAAAGCCGCTAAAATCTTAGAGCGAATGGTCAATCAGAATACCTACAACGACATCGCTTTAG ATTTTAAATATTGGGAGGATGCTTCTGACGAATTTCGCGAAACCGAAGGGACACTTCTACCCTTGTGGAAGTTTAATTTCGAAAAGGCTAGAGATATGGAAATCACTTGCCTTTGTTGGAATCCTTGTTACACGGACCTCTTTGCAGCATCGTATGGAACAT ATAACTTTTACGAGCAAGACAAACCGGAGGAGAGTTACGTATGCGTGTTTTCTCTGAAGAACCCATCTTTTCCGGAATACTTGTGCAAAGCACATTGTGGTGTCATGTGCGTGGATATCCATCCCAGGCATCCGCACATGTTGGCTGCGGGTCTGGCAGATGGCTCTGTGGCTGTTTATAACTTGCAGGTTCACAGTCAGGATCCTTTTTACCTATCCACTGCTAATAATGGGAAACATCAAGACATCGTATGGCAG atcaaatggGCCAAGGATAATTTGGACGGTTACCTGAACTTCTACTCAGTTTCCGGAGATGGCAGGGTGACTAATTGGACCATTGTCAAAACTGCTCTCTGGCACACTGACACAATGTCCATCAAATTCTCTCGACATCTTGAAAACTTCTCGGAGGAACTCGTCAGGGACAATCTGAGGG aGGGTGGTCGTTGCGTCAATTTCAATCCCACGGATGAGACCATGTTTCTAGTGGGAACCGATGAAGGGGTCATCTACAAATGCACCACGGAGTACAgttccaaatatttggagaCCTACCCAGCTCATAACACATCGATCTACAACATTGCTTGGAACCAATATGTTCCCTCCATCTTTATCACTTGCGCATCTGAATGGATGATAAAAATTTGGGACCATAATTCCAG GAAGCCCTTGTTTATGTTCGACTTGAATTCTCAAGTGGGAGACGTGGCTTGGGCCCCTTATTCGAGTACGGTATTCGCAGCTGTGACAATTGATGGTAAAGTCCACGTGTTTGATTTACATGTGGACAAATATCACCCGGTGTGCTCACAACCAATCATACCGAGGAAAAAGGCTCGCTTAAACCACGTGTCATTCAATCTGCACCATCCAATCTTGATTGTTGGCGACAGCAA GGGAACTGTCCATTGTGTGAAGTTGTCCCCTAATCTACGACGACAGACTAAAGAGGTGAAAACCGCTCTCGCCAACAAAGAGCCCAAGAAGGCACTTGAGTTGGAGatcaaaaagttggaaaaccttttggccatggtcAGAGAACCTCAAGATAATAAAGGGAGAAAAGAGGACGAACCTTAA
- the LOC131878983 gene encoding dynein intermediate chain 2, ciliary-like isoform X1 produces MPNLPLKSPGKTSFAKSALIRGKGSGTATPFGGVAGKKGGGGNLPAGGPGHEGEANGILEGISSLHSWIKTQTMIRPTPKISRGKLNGTYEEDADEDVVITLTAKNPQAPKNVVRFDYTSGEYINIKLSETMIDHLEIESTCFHRDSVEAKKQIQAGGGAMNASSFRHLAKGVVKRDRIISLINTEGLDEDEHDEDLDEERTKRNQTAKRDQVARDAEKVKAVKPRRRDSDDEDGDGGDKKLQNQFSFVERATQTMNNAMKSAAIQTEPPPRANFSDSVNQWIIFDAYTAYEKQKELQEEQEKNKGKKEENVSAYSIKRILSDKKPDPNEDLNRNMLKAAKILERMVNQNTYNDIALDFKYWEDASDEFRETEGTLLPLWKFNFEKARDMEITCLCWNPCYTDLFAASYGTYNFYEQDKPEESYVCVFSLKNPSFPEYLCKAHCGVMCVDIHPRHPHMLAAGLADGSVAVYNLQVHSQDPFYLSTANNGKHQDIVWQIKWAKDNLDGYLNFYSVSGDGRVTNWTIVKTALWHTDTMSIKFSRHLENFSEELVRDNLREGGRCVNFNPTDETMFLVGTDEGVIYKCTTEYSSKYLETYPAHNTSIYNIAWNQYVPSIFITCASEWMIKIWDHNSRKPLFMFDLNSQVGDVAWAPYSSTVFAAVTIDGKVHVFDLHVDKYHPVCSQPIIPRKKARLNHVSFNLHHPILIVGDSKGTVHCVKLSPNLRRQTKEVKTALANKEPKKALELEIKKLENLLAMVREPQDNKGRKEDEP; encoded by the exons GCTCTAATTAGGGGCAAAGGCAGTGGCACAGCCACACCCTTTGGAGGTGTGGCGGGCAAAAAAGGTGGTGGAGGAAACTTGCCAGCCGGTGGTCCGGGACATGAGGGTGAAGCGAATGGAATATTGGAAGGGATCTCGTCCCTTCACTCATGGATCAAAACACAGACCATGATCCGTCCCACGCCCAAAATATCGCGGGGCAAATTGAATGGCACATACGAAGAG GATGCTGATGAGGATGTGGTAATTACGCTCACAGCCAAAAATCCGCAAGCCccgaaaaatgtggtcagatTCGACTACACCAGCGGCGAGTACATCAACATCAAGCTCTCCGAAACCATGATTGATCATCTGGAGATTGAAAGCACGTGCTTTCATCGAGATTCCGTGGAGGCCAAGAAGCAAATTCAAGCTGGAGGCGGAGCAATGAACG CCTCATCTTTTCGCCATTTGGCAAAGGGCGTGGTCAAGAGAGATCGGATAATTTCCCTGATCAATACAGAAG GTTTGGACGAGGATGAACACGACGAGGACTTGGACGAAGAACGGACCAAGCGGAATCAAACTGCGAAACGAGATCAGGTTGCCAGGGACGCTGAAAAG GTCAAAGCGGTGAAACCAAGGAGACGAGATTCTGACGATGAGGATGGCGATGGCGGTGACAAGAAGCTACAAAATCAGTTCTCGTTCGTGGAGAGAGCCACACAAACCATGAACAATGCCATGAAG TCAGCGGCGATCCAAACTGAACCTCCGCCAAGAGCCAACTTTTCGGATTCCGTCAATCAATGGATCATTTTTGATGCTTACACGGCTtatgaaaagcaaaaagaattgcaGGAAGAACAGGAAAAGAACAAAgggaagaaagaggagaatgTGAGTGCCTACAGCATCAAGAGGATCCTCTCAGATAAGAAACCCGACCCGAATGAGGATCTCAACCGTAATATGCTAAAAGCCGCTAAAATCTTAGAGCGAATGGTCAATCAGAATACCTACAACGACATCGCTTTAG ATTTTAAATATTGGGAGGATGCTTCTGACGAATTTCGCGAAACCGAAGGGACACTTCTACCCTTGTGGAAGTTTAATTTCGAAAAGGCTAGAGATATGGAAATCACTTGCCTTTGTTGGAATCCTTGTTACACGGACCTCTTTGCAGCATCGTATGGAACAT ATAACTTTTACGAGCAAGACAAACCGGAGGAGAGTTACGTATGCGTGTTTTCTCTGAAGAACCCATCTTTTCCGGAATACTTGTGCAAAGCACATTGTGGTGTCATGTGCGTGGATATCCATCCCAGGCATCCGCACATGTTGGCTGCGGGTCTGGCAGATGGCTCTGTGGCTGTTTATAACTTGCAGGTTCACAGTCAGGATCCTTTTTACCTATCCACTGCTAATAATGGGAAACATCAAGACATCGTATGGCAG atcaaatggGCCAAGGATAATTTGGACGGTTACCTGAACTTCTACTCAGTTTCCGGAGATGGCAGGGTGACTAATTGGACCATTGTCAAAACTGCTCTCTGGCACACTGACACAATGTCCATCAAATTCTCTCGACATCTTGAAAACTTCTCGGAGGAACTCGTCAGGGACAATCTGAGGG aGGGTGGTCGTTGCGTCAATTTCAATCCCACGGATGAGACCATGTTTCTAGTGGGAACCGATGAAGGGGTCATCTACAAATGCACCACGGAGTACAgttccaaatatttggagaCCTACCCAGCTCATAACACATCGATCTACAACATTGCTTGGAACCAATATGTTCCCTCCATCTTTATCACTTGCGCATCTGAATGGATGATAAAAATTTGGGACCATAATTCCAG GAAGCCCTTGTTTATGTTCGACTTGAATTCTCAAGTGGGAGACGTGGCTTGGGCCCCTTATTCGAGTACGGTATTCGCAGCTGTGACAATTGATGGTAAAGTCCACGTGTTTGATTTACATGTGGACAAATATCACCCGGTGTGCTCACAACCAATCATACCGAGGAAAAAGGCTCGCTTAAACCACGTGTCATTCAATCTGCACCATCCAATCTTGATTGTTGGCGACAGCAA GGGAACTGTCCATTGTGTGAAGTTGTCCCCTAATCTACGACGACAGACTAAAGAGGTGAAAACCGCTCTCGCCAACAAAGAGCCCAAGAAGGCACTTGAGTTGGAGatcaaaaagttggaaaaccttttggccatggtcAGAGAACCTCAAGATAATAAAGGGAGAAAAGAGGACGAACCTTAA
- the LOC131878983 gene encoding dynein intermediate chain 2, ciliary-like isoform X2, with protein MPNLPLKSPGKTSFAKSALIRGKGSGTATPFGGVAGKKGGGGNLPAGGPGHEGEANGILEGISSLHSWIKTQTMIRPTPKISRGKLNGTYEEDADEDVVITLTAKNPQAPKNVVRFDYTSGEYINIKLSETMIDHLEIESTCFHRDSVEAKKQIQAGGGAMNDRVVGRQENRKRSKIKPPIVQKSLDEDEHDEDLDEERTKRNQTAKRDQVARDAEKVKAVKPRRRDSDDEDGDGGDKKLQNQFSFVERATQTMNNAMKSAAIQTEPPPRANFSDSVNQWIIFDAYTAYEKQKELQEEQEKNKGKKEENVSAYSIKRILSDKKPDPNEDLNRNMLKAAKILERMVNQNTYNDIALDFKYWEDASDEFRETEGTLLPLWKFNFEKARDMEITCLCWNPCYTDLFAASYGTYNFYEQDKPEESYVCVFSLKNPSFPEYLCKAHCGVMCVDIHPRHPHMLAAGLADGSVAVYNLQVHSQDPFYLSTANNGKHQDIVWQIKWAKDNLDGYLNFYSVSGDGRVTNWTIVKTALWHTDTMSIKFSRHLENFSEELVRDNLREGGRCVNFNPTDETMFLVGTDEGVIYKCTTEYSSKYLETYPAHNTSIYNIAWNQYVPSIFITCASEWMIKIWDHNSRKPLFMFDLNSQVGDVAWAPYSSTVFAAVTIDGKVHVFDLHVDKYHPVCSQPIIPRKKARLNHVSFNLHHPILIVGDSKGTVHCVKLSPNLRRQTKEVKTALANKEPKKALELEIKKLENLLAMVREPQDNKGRKEDEP; from the exons GCTCTAATTAGGGGCAAAGGCAGTGGCACAGCCACACCCTTTGGAGGTGTGGCGGGCAAAAAAGGTGGTGGAGGAAACTTGCCAGCCGGTGGTCCGGGACATGAGGGTGAAGCGAATGGAATATTGGAAGGGATCTCGTCCCTTCACTCATGGATCAAAACACAGACCATGATCCGTCCCACGCCCAAAATATCGCGGGGCAAATTGAATGGCACATACGAAGAG GATGCTGATGAGGATGTGGTAATTACGCTCACAGCCAAAAATCCGCAAGCCccgaaaaatgtggtcagatTCGACTACACCAGCGGCGAGTACATCAACATCAAGCTCTCCGAAACCATGATTGATCATCTGGAGATTGAAAGCACGTGCTTTCATCGAGATTCCGTGGAGGCCAAGAAGCAAATTCAAGCTGGAGGCGGAGCAATGAACG ATCGAGTCGTTGGACGGCAAGAAAACAGAAAGAGATCTAAGATCAAGCCGCCAATTGTGCAAAAGA GTTTGGACGAGGATGAACACGACGAGGACTTGGACGAAGAACGGACCAAGCGGAATCAAACTGCGAAACGAGATCAGGTTGCCAGGGACGCTGAAAAG GTCAAAGCGGTGAAACCAAGGAGACGAGATTCTGACGATGAGGATGGCGATGGCGGTGACAAGAAGCTACAAAATCAGTTCTCGTTCGTGGAGAGAGCCACACAAACCATGAACAATGCCATGAAG TCAGCGGCGATCCAAACTGAACCTCCGCCAAGAGCCAACTTTTCGGATTCCGTCAATCAATGGATCATTTTTGATGCTTACACGGCTtatgaaaagcaaaaagaattgcaGGAAGAACAGGAAAAGAACAAAgggaagaaagaggagaatgTGAGTGCCTACAGCATCAAGAGGATCCTCTCAGATAAGAAACCCGACCCGAATGAGGATCTCAACCGTAATATGCTAAAAGCCGCTAAAATCTTAGAGCGAATGGTCAATCAGAATACCTACAACGACATCGCTTTAG ATTTTAAATATTGGGAGGATGCTTCTGACGAATTTCGCGAAACCGAAGGGACACTTCTACCCTTGTGGAAGTTTAATTTCGAAAAGGCTAGAGATATGGAAATCACTTGCCTTTGTTGGAATCCTTGTTACACGGACCTCTTTGCAGCATCGTATGGAACAT ATAACTTTTACGAGCAAGACAAACCGGAGGAGAGTTACGTATGCGTGTTTTCTCTGAAGAACCCATCTTTTCCGGAATACTTGTGCAAAGCACATTGTGGTGTCATGTGCGTGGATATCCATCCCAGGCATCCGCACATGTTGGCTGCGGGTCTGGCAGATGGCTCTGTGGCTGTTTATAACTTGCAGGTTCACAGTCAGGATCCTTTTTACCTATCCACTGCTAATAATGGGAAACATCAAGACATCGTATGGCAG atcaaatggGCCAAGGATAATTTGGACGGTTACCTGAACTTCTACTCAGTTTCCGGAGATGGCAGGGTGACTAATTGGACCATTGTCAAAACTGCTCTCTGGCACACTGACACAATGTCCATCAAATTCTCTCGACATCTTGAAAACTTCTCGGAGGAACTCGTCAGGGACAATCTGAGGG aGGGTGGTCGTTGCGTCAATTTCAATCCCACGGATGAGACCATGTTTCTAGTGGGAACCGATGAAGGGGTCATCTACAAATGCACCACGGAGTACAgttccaaatatttggagaCCTACCCAGCTCATAACACATCGATCTACAACATTGCTTGGAACCAATATGTTCCCTCCATCTTTATCACTTGCGCATCTGAATGGATGATAAAAATTTGGGACCATAATTCCAG GAAGCCCTTGTTTATGTTCGACTTGAATTCTCAAGTGGGAGACGTGGCTTGGGCCCCTTATTCGAGTACGGTATTCGCAGCTGTGACAATTGATGGTAAAGTCCACGTGTTTGATTTACATGTGGACAAATATCACCCGGTGTGCTCACAACCAATCATACCGAGGAAAAAGGCTCGCTTAAACCACGTGTCATTCAATCTGCACCATCCAATCTTGATTGTTGGCGACAGCAA GGGAACTGTCCATTGTGTGAAGTTGTCCCCTAATCTACGACGACAGACTAAAGAGGTGAAAACCGCTCTCGCCAACAAAGAGCCCAAGAAGGCACTTGAGTTGGAGatcaaaaagttggaaaaccttttggccatggtcAGAGAACCTCAAGATAATAAAGGGAGAAAAGAGGACGAACCTTAA
- the LOC131878983 gene encoding dynein axonemal intermediate chain 1-like isoform X5, whose protein sequence is MPNLPLKSPGKTSFAKSDADEDVVITLTAKNPQAPKNVVRFDYTSGEYINIKLSETMIDHLEIESTCFHRDSVEAKKQIQAGGGAMNASSFRHLAKGVVKRDRIISLINTEGLDEDEHDEDLDEERTKRNQTAKRDQVARDAEKVKAVKPRRRDSDDEDGDGGDKKLQNQFSFVERATQTMNNAMKSAAIQTEPPPRANFSDSVNQWIIFDAYTAYEKQKELQEEQEKNKGKKEENVSAYSIKRILSDKKPDPNEDLNRNMLKAAKILERMVNQNTYNDIALDFKYWEDASDEFRETEGTLLPLWKFNFEKARDMEITCLCWNPCYTDLFAASYGTYNFYEQDKPEESYVCVFSLKNPSFPEYLCKAHCGVMCVDIHPRHPHMLAAGLADGSVAVYNLQVHSQDPFYLSTANNGKHQDIVWQIKWAKDNLDGYLNFYSVSGDGRVTNWTIVKTALWHTDTMSIKFSRHLENFSEELVRDNLREGGRCVNFNPTDETMFLVGTDEGVIYKCTTEYSSKYLETYPAHNTSIYNIAWNQYVPSIFITCASEWMIKIWDHNSRKPLFMFDLNSQVGDVAWAPYSSTVFAAVTIDGKVHVFDLHVDKYHPVCSQPIIPRKKARLNHVSFNLHHPILIVGDSKGTVHCVKLSPNLRRQTKEVKTALANKEPKKALELEIKKLENLLAMVREPQDNKGRKEDEP, encoded by the exons GATGCTGATGAGGATGTGGTAATTACGCTCACAGCCAAAAATCCGCAAGCCccgaaaaatgtggtcagatTCGACTACACCAGCGGCGAGTACATCAACATCAAGCTCTCCGAAACCATGATTGATCATCTGGAGATTGAAAGCACGTGCTTTCATCGAGATTCCGTGGAGGCCAAGAAGCAAATTCAAGCTGGAGGCGGAGCAATGAACG CCTCATCTTTTCGCCATTTGGCAAAGGGCGTGGTCAAGAGAGATCGGATAATTTCCCTGATCAATACAGAAG GTTTGGACGAGGATGAACACGACGAGGACTTGGACGAAGAACGGACCAAGCGGAATCAAACTGCGAAACGAGATCAGGTTGCCAGGGACGCTGAAAAG GTCAAAGCGGTGAAACCAAGGAGACGAGATTCTGACGATGAGGATGGCGATGGCGGTGACAAGAAGCTACAAAATCAGTTCTCGTTCGTGGAGAGAGCCACACAAACCATGAACAATGCCATGAAG TCAGCGGCGATCCAAACTGAACCTCCGCCAAGAGCCAACTTTTCGGATTCCGTCAATCAATGGATCATTTTTGATGCTTACACGGCTtatgaaaagcaaaaagaattgcaGGAAGAACAGGAAAAGAACAAAgggaagaaagaggagaatgTGAGTGCCTACAGCATCAAGAGGATCCTCTCAGATAAGAAACCCGACCCGAATGAGGATCTCAACCGTAATATGCTAAAAGCCGCTAAAATCTTAGAGCGAATGGTCAATCAGAATACCTACAACGACATCGCTTTAG ATTTTAAATATTGGGAGGATGCTTCTGACGAATTTCGCGAAACCGAAGGGACACTTCTACCCTTGTGGAAGTTTAATTTCGAAAAGGCTAGAGATATGGAAATCACTTGCCTTTGTTGGAATCCTTGTTACACGGACCTCTTTGCAGCATCGTATGGAACAT ATAACTTTTACGAGCAAGACAAACCGGAGGAGAGTTACGTATGCGTGTTTTCTCTGAAGAACCCATCTTTTCCGGAATACTTGTGCAAAGCACATTGTGGTGTCATGTGCGTGGATATCCATCCCAGGCATCCGCACATGTTGGCTGCGGGTCTGGCAGATGGCTCTGTGGCTGTTTATAACTTGCAGGTTCACAGTCAGGATCCTTTTTACCTATCCACTGCTAATAATGGGAAACATCAAGACATCGTATGGCAG atcaaatggGCCAAGGATAATTTGGACGGTTACCTGAACTTCTACTCAGTTTCCGGAGATGGCAGGGTGACTAATTGGACCATTGTCAAAACTGCTCTCTGGCACACTGACACAATGTCCATCAAATTCTCTCGACATCTTGAAAACTTCTCGGAGGAACTCGTCAGGGACAATCTGAGGG aGGGTGGTCGTTGCGTCAATTTCAATCCCACGGATGAGACCATGTTTCTAGTGGGAACCGATGAAGGGGTCATCTACAAATGCACCACGGAGTACAgttccaaatatttggagaCCTACCCAGCTCATAACACATCGATCTACAACATTGCTTGGAACCAATATGTTCCCTCCATCTTTATCACTTGCGCATCTGAATGGATGATAAAAATTTGGGACCATAATTCCAG GAAGCCCTTGTTTATGTTCGACTTGAATTCTCAAGTGGGAGACGTGGCTTGGGCCCCTTATTCGAGTACGGTATTCGCAGCTGTGACAATTGATGGTAAAGTCCACGTGTTTGATTTACATGTGGACAAATATCACCCGGTGTGCTCACAACCAATCATACCGAGGAAAAAGGCTCGCTTAAACCACGTGTCATTCAATCTGCACCATCCAATCTTGATTGTTGGCGACAGCAA GGGAACTGTCCATTGTGTGAAGTTGTCCCCTAATCTACGACGACAGACTAAAGAGGTGAAAACCGCTCTCGCCAACAAAGAGCCCAAGAAGGCACTTGAGTTGGAGatcaaaaagttggaaaaccttttggccatggtcAGAGAACCTCAAGATAATAAAGGGAGAAAAGAGGACGAACCTTAA
- the LOC131878983 gene encoding dynein intermediate chain 2, ciliary-like isoform X4 has translation MPNLPLKSPGKTSFAKSALIRGKGSGTATPFGGVAGKKGGGGNLPAGGPGHEGEANGILEGISSLHSWIKTQTMIRPTPKISRGKLNGTYEEDADEDVVITLTAKNPQAPKNVVRFDYTSGEYINIKLSETMIDHLEIESTCFHRDSVEAKKQIQAGGGAMNASSFRHLAKGVVKRDRIISLINTEGLDEDEHDEDLDEERTKRNQTAKRDQVARDAEKVKAVKPRRRDSDDEDGDGGDKKLQNQFSFVERATQTMNNAMKSAAIQTEPPPRANFSDSVNQWIIFDAYTAYEKQKELQEEQEKNKGKKEENVSAYSIKRILSDKKPDPNEDLNRNMLKAAKILERMVNQNTYNDIALDFKYWEDASDEFRETEGTLLPLWKFNFEKARDMEITCLCWNPCYTDLFAASYGTYNFYEQDKPEESYVCVFSLKNPSFPEYLCKAHCGVMCVDIHPRHPHMLAAGLADGSVAVYNLQVHSQDPFYLSTANNGKHQDIVWQIKWAKDNLDGYLNFYSVSGDGRVTNWTIVKTALWHTDTMSIKFSRHLENFSEELVRDNLREGGRCVNFNPTDETMFLVGTDEGVIYKCTTEYSSKYLETYPAHNTSIYNIAWNQYVPSIFITCASEWMIKIWDHNSRKPLFMFDLNSQVGDVAWAPYSSTVFAAVTIDGKVHVFDLHVDKYHPVCSQPIIPRKKARLNHVSFNLHHPILIVGDSK, from the exons GCTCTAATTAGGGGCAAAGGCAGTGGCACAGCCACACCCTTTGGAGGTGTGGCGGGCAAAAAAGGTGGTGGAGGAAACTTGCCAGCCGGTGGTCCGGGACATGAGGGTGAAGCGAATGGAATATTGGAAGGGATCTCGTCCCTTCACTCATGGATCAAAACACAGACCATGATCCGTCCCACGCCCAAAATATCGCGGGGCAAATTGAATGGCACATACGAAGAG GATGCTGATGAGGATGTGGTAATTACGCTCACAGCCAAAAATCCGCAAGCCccgaaaaatgtggtcagatTCGACTACACCAGCGGCGAGTACATCAACATCAAGCTCTCCGAAACCATGATTGATCATCTGGAGATTGAAAGCACGTGCTTTCATCGAGATTCCGTGGAGGCCAAGAAGCAAATTCAAGCTGGAGGCGGAGCAATGAACG CCTCATCTTTTCGCCATTTGGCAAAGGGCGTGGTCAAGAGAGATCGGATAATTTCCCTGATCAATACAGAAG GTTTGGACGAGGATGAACACGACGAGGACTTGGACGAAGAACGGACCAAGCGGAATCAAACTGCGAAACGAGATCAGGTTGCCAGGGACGCTGAAAAG GTCAAAGCGGTGAAACCAAGGAGACGAGATTCTGACGATGAGGATGGCGATGGCGGTGACAAGAAGCTACAAAATCAGTTCTCGTTCGTGGAGAGAGCCACACAAACCATGAACAATGCCATGAAG TCAGCGGCGATCCAAACTGAACCTCCGCCAAGAGCCAACTTTTCGGATTCCGTCAATCAATGGATCATTTTTGATGCTTACACGGCTtatgaaaagcaaaaagaattgcaGGAAGAACAGGAAAAGAACAAAgggaagaaagaggagaatgTGAGTGCCTACAGCATCAAGAGGATCCTCTCAGATAAGAAACCCGACCCGAATGAGGATCTCAACCGTAATATGCTAAAAGCCGCTAAAATCTTAGAGCGAATGGTCAATCAGAATACCTACAACGACATCGCTTTAG ATTTTAAATATTGGGAGGATGCTTCTGACGAATTTCGCGAAACCGAAGGGACACTTCTACCCTTGTGGAAGTTTAATTTCGAAAAGGCTAGAGATATGGAAATCACTTGCCTTTGTTGGAATCCTTGTTACACGGACCTCTTTGCAGCATCGTATGGAACAT ATAACTTTTACGAGCAAGACAAACCGGAGGAGAGTTACGTATGCGTGTTTTCTCTGAAGAACCCATCTTTTCCGGAATACTTGTGCAAAGCACATTGTGGTGTCATGTGCGTGGATATCCATCCCAGGCATCCGCACATGTTGGCTGCGGGTCTGGCAGATGGCTCTGTGGCTGTTTATAACTTGCAGGTTCACAGTCAGGATCCTTTTTACCTATCCACTGCTAATAATGGGAAACATCAAGACATCGTATGGCAG atcaaatggGCCAAGGATAATTTGGACGGTTACCTGAACTTCTACTCAGTTTCCGGAGATGGCAGGGTGACTAATTGGACCATTGTCAAAACTGCTCTCTGGCACACTGACACAATGTCCATCAAATTCTCTCGACATCTTGAAAACTTCTCGGAGGAACTCGTCAGGGACAATCTGAGGG aGGGTGGTCGTTGCGTCAATTTCAATCCCACGGATGAGACCATGTTTCTAGTGGGAACCGATGAAGGGGTCATCTACAAATGCACCACGGAGTACAgttccaaatatttggagaCCTACCCAGCTCATAACACATCGATCTACAACATTGCTTGGAACCAATATGTTCCCTCCATCTTTATCACTTGCGCATCTGAATGGATGATAAAAATTTGGGACCATAATTCCAG GAAGCCCTTGTTTATGTTCGACTTGAATTCTCAAGTGGGAGACGTGGCTTGGGCCCCTTATTCGAGTACGGTATTCGCAGCTGTGACAATTGATGGTAAAGTCCACGTGTTTGATTTACATGTGGACAAATATCACCCGGTGTGCTCACAACCAATCATACCGAGGAAAAAGGCTCGCTTAAACCACGTGTCATTCAATCTGCACCATCCAATCTTGATTGTTGGCGACAGCAAGTAA